A window of the Brassica napus cultivar Da-Ae chromosome A2, Da-Ae, whole genome shotgun sequence genome harbors these coding sequences:
- the LOC106430047 gene encoding autophagy-related protein 8a, translated as MAKNSFKLSNPLEVRMAESTRIREKYQDRVPVIVEKAGQSDVPDIDKKKYLVPADLTVGQFVYVVRKRIKLGAEKAIFVFVKNTLPPTAALMSAIYEEHKDEDGFLYMTYSGENTFGSASANIALP; from the exons ATGGCAAAAAACTCCTTCAAGCTTTCTAACCCTCTGG AGGTGAGAATGGCTGAATCTACTCGTATCAGAGAGAAGTACCAAGACAGAGTTCCT GTGATTGTGGAGAAAGCTGGACAGAGTGATGTTCCTGACATTGACAAGAAGAA GTATCTTGTGCCAGCTGATCTAACCGTTGGACAATTTGTGTACGTTGTGCGCAAAAGAATCAAGCTTGGAGCCGAGAAAGCGatctttgtctttgtcaagAACACGTTACCTCCAACTG CTGCATTGATGTCTGCAATCTATGAAGAACACAAAGACGAAGATGGGTTTCTCTACATGACATACAGTGGAGAGAACACGTTTGGATCTGCCTCTGCTAATATTGCTCTGCCATGA
- the LOC106430073 gene encoding ATP synthase gamma chain 1, chloroplastic-like, whose protein sequence is MACTNLTTMWVSSKLSVSDSSSLSFRSILNPLPLPNHNSSPSRSSSVSPIQSSLRELRDRIDSVKNTQKITEAMKLVAAAKVRRAQEAVVNGRPFSETLVEVLYNINEQLQTDDIDVPLTKIRPVKKVALVVVTGDRGLCGGFNNFIIKKAEARIKELQGLGLDYTVISVGKKGNSYFLRRPYIPVDKYLEAGTLPTAKEAQAVADDVFSLFISEEVDKVELLYTKFVSLVKSEPVIHTLLPLSPKGEICDINGNCVDAAEDELFRLTTKEGKLTVERETFRTPTADFSPILQFEQDPVQILDALLPLYLNSQILRALQESLASELAARMSAMSSASDNASDLKKSLSMVYNRKRQAKITGEILEIVAGANAQA, encoded by the coding sequence ATGGCTTGTACTAATCTAACAACAATGTGGGTTTCATCAAAACTATCTGTTTCTGATTCCTCTTCCTTGTCCTTCCGTTCTATTCTCAACCCACTTCCTCTCCCAAACCACAACTCATCTCCTTCAAGATCTTCCTCTGTCTCTCCAATCCAGTCCTCTCTTCGTGAGCTCCGAGACCGTATCGACTCAGTCAAAAACACTCAGAAGATCACTGAAGCCATGAAGCTTGTCGCTGCAGCAAAAGTCAGGAGAGCTCAGGAAGCTGTGGTCAACGGCCGACCATTCTCAGAAACCCTAGTTGAAGTTCTTTACAACATCAACGAacagcttcaaaccgatgatATAGATGTGCCCTTAACCAAAATCAGACCGGTTAAGAAAGTTGCACTCGTTGTTGTAACAGGAGACCGAGGATTATGCGGTGGATTCAACAACTTCATCATCAAGAAAGCAGAGGCAAGGATCAAAGAGCTTCAAGGCCTAGGTCTTGACTACACAGTCATTAGCGTGGGGAAAAAGGGAAACTCTTATTTCCTCCGTCGTCCTTACATCCCCGTCGACAAGTACCTCGAAGCCGGAACCTTACCGACCGCGAAAGAAGCTCAAGCTGTAGCTGATGATGTCTTCTCTCTGTTTATAAGCGAAGAGGTCGACAAAGTCGAGCTCTTGTACACAAAGTTTGTCTCTTTGGTCAAATCAGAACCCGTGATACACACGCTACTGCCTCTATCTCCCAAAGGAGAGATCTGTGACATTAATGGGAACTGTGTGGACGCTGCTGAAGACGAGCTCTTCAGGTTAACGACCAAAGAAGGGAAACTTACGGTTGAAAGAGAGACTTTTCGGACACCAACTGCTGATTTCTCACCCATCTTGCAGTTCGAGCAAGACCCTGTTCAGATTCTTGATGCTTTGTTGCCTCTGTATCTTAACAGTCAGATTCTAAGGGCTTTACAGGAGTCATTGGCGAGTGAGCTTGCAGCTAGAATGAGTGCAATGAGTAGTGCTTCAGATAATGCTTCTGATCTTAAGAAGTCGCTTTCTATGGTGTATAATAGAAAGCGTCAAGCTAAGATCACTGGTGAGATCCTTGAGATTGTTGCTGGAGCTAATGCACAGGCTTGA